The region ACAAGAAGCTGGTGCCGGTCACCGCGCCCGACGGCGGACGCGACGTCACCTATCACGACCCGTGCTACCTCGGCAGGCACAACAAGGTGTACGAGGCGCCGCGTGAGCTGATCGGGGCCTCGGGCGCCCAGCTGACCGAGATGCCCCGGCACGCCGACCGCGGCCTGTGCTGCGGCGCGGGCGGCGCGCGGATGTGGATGGAAGAGCACATCGGCAAGCGCGTCAACGCCGAGCGCACCGAGGAGGCGATCGACACCGGCGCGTCGGCGATCGCGACCGGCTGCCCGTTCTGCCGGGTGATGATGACCGACGGTGTCGACGACGTCTCCGCCGCCAGGGACATCGAGAAGGTCGAGGTGCTCGACGTGGCCCAGCTGCTGCTGGGGTCGCTGGACAAGAGCGGCGTCACGCTGCCCGAAAAGGGCACGGCGGCAAAGGAAGCCGAGGAGCGTGCGGCGAAGGCGGCGCCGAAGGTGGAGGCGTCGACGGCGGTCGCCGAACCCGAAGCCAAGCCGGAGCCCAAGGCTGAGCCTGCCGAGACGAAGCCGGTCACAGGCCTCGGCATCGCGGGCGGTGCCAAGCGCCCCGGCGCGAAGAAGGCCGCGCCGAGTGCGGAGGCACCCGCTGCGCCCGCCAAGGGGCTGGGCATCGCGGCGGGCGCGAAGCGTCCCGGTGCGAAGAAGGCCGCGGCACCCGAGGCGTCCACCGCGGAGGCGCCTGCCAAGGCAGAACCCGAGGTCAAGGGCCTCGGCATCGCCGCGGGCGCCAAGCGGCCCGGGGCCAAGAAGGCCCAGCCTGCCGCGCCTGCCGCCGAGAAACCGGCCGAGGCGCAACCCGCCAAGCCCGAGCCGGAGGTCAAAGGTCTGGGCATCGCGCCCGGCGCCCGTCGACCGGGTGCCAAGAAGGCCGCAGCGGCACCGAAACCGGCTGCGCCGCAACCAGAATCGCCGTCAGAGAGTGAATCCAGCGCTGCGCCTGAGCCTTCCACCGATGGCAACGGCGAGAAGCCACAGCCGCCCGTGAAGGGCCTGGGTATCGCCAAGGGCGCACGTCCGCCTGGTAAGCGATAACCAGCGTCTTTGCTAATTAATTGGACTCCGGTGCGATCATGGACCACGTGACCACCCACCATGTGCCGTGGCAGACCACCGGGCATCATCCGCGGCCGCGCACGTTCACGCAGTCGTCCAAGCTGCAGGACGTGCTGTACGAGATCCGCGGTCCGGTGCACGATCACGCGGCACGACTGGAGGCCGAAGGTCACCGCATCCTCAAGTTGAACATCGGCAACCCCGCGCCGTTCGGCTTCGAGGCGCCCGACGTGATCATGCGCGACATCATCTCCGCGCTGCCCTACGCGCAGGGCTACTCGGATTCCAAGGGCATCATGCCTGCCCGTCGCGCGGTGTTCACCCGCTACGAACTCGTGGACGGCTTCCCGAAGTTCGATGTCGATGACGTCTACCTCGGCAACGGCGCGTCCGAACTCATCCAGATGACGTTGCAGGCGCTGTTGGACAACGGCGACCAGGTGCTGATTCCCGCGCCGGACTATCCGCTGTGGACGGCGTGCACGTCGCTGGCGGGCGGCACCCCGGTGCACTACATGTGCGACGAGACGCAGGGCTGGATGCCCGACATCGCCGATCTGGAGTCGAAGATCACCGACCGCACCAAGGCGATCGTGGTGATCAACCCGAACAATCCGACGGGTGCGGTATACAGCCGCGAAACTCTCACGCAGATAGCGGATCTCGCGCGTAGGCATCAGCTGCTGCTGTTGGCCGACGAGATCTATGACAAGATCCTCTACGACGACGCCAAGCACATCGCAATGGCGTCGGTGGCGCCCGATGTGCTGACGCTGACGTTCAACGGGCTGTCGAAGGCATACCGGGTCGCCGGTTACCGGTCCGGGTGGCTGGTCATCACCGGTCCCAAGGAACATGCGGCCAGCTTCATCGAGGGCATCAGCCTGTTGGCCAACATGCGGCTGTGCCCGAACGTGCCTGCGCAGCACGCCATTCAGGTTGCCCTCGGCGGCCACCAGAGCATCGAGGATCTGGTGTTGCCCGGCGGCAGGCTGCGCGAGCAGCGAGACGTCGCATGGGCCAAGCTCAACGAGATCCCCGGGGTGTCGTGCGTGAAGCCCGAGGGCGCGCTGTATGCGTTCCCGCGCCTGGATCCCGAGGTCTACGACATCCACGACGACGAGCAGCTGGTGCTCGACCTGCTGCTGCAGGAGAAGATCCTGGTCACCCAGGGCACCGGATTCAATTGGCCGACACCGGATCACCTGCGCATCGTGACGCTGCCGTGGTCACGCGACCTCGCCAACGCGATCGAGCGGCTCGGCAACTTCCTGTCGTCGTACCGGCAGTAAGCCCGTTTCCGCGAGGCTGTAGTTATCGTGGGCCTCACTCGAACTTTTCCACGGCAACTCCAGTTTCGCGCACGATCACCCCGCCGGGCCGATCAGAAAGTCGTCGAACACCTTGTCATGCTCGACGGCGAAGGCCTCGTCGAATGTCGCGCTGGCACTGCTGATCAGGTAACGCTTTGCGGCTTCGAGCGCGGCCTGCGGGGCCTCGATGATCGACCGCGCCATCGCGAACGCCTCGCTGTGCAACTCGTCGGGTTCGGTCACGCGGGTGACCAGGCCGATGCGCAGCGCTTCTGCCGCGTCGATCCGCCGTCCCGTCAGGCACAGTTCGCGGGCATTGCCCAACCCGACGATCCACTGCAGCGGTGTGAACAGCGGCGCAGCGCCGAACTTGATCTCGGGATGCCCGAAAACCGCTGCGGTGGAAGCGATTCTGCAGTCGCAGAGCACGCTGAGGTCCATCCCGCCGCCCATCGCGGGCCCGTTGACCGCGGCCACCAGCGGCTTCGGGAAGTTCCACACCGCACGGTGATATCGACGGGAGCTGTCCTTGATCTGGGTGGCAAGCTCGCGTTGGCCGAACTCGTTGAGGTCGAAGCCCGCGCAGAAGGTCGGCCCCGACCCGGTCAGCACCACCACACGCACGCCCGCGTCCGCGGCCCAGTCGTCGAGTTGCGCGGTGATCTCGTCACGCAACTTGATCGACAGCGCGTTGCGCCGCTCCGGCCGCGCCAGCGTCAGCGTCGCGACTCCGTCGTCGGCGACCCGCGTCTCGATGTCCCTACTCATCGACATGTTGTAAATCACGCCCAGCCCCCGCGTCTACCCTGTTGCGCGTGACGCACTCGCACGCCCATTCGCACTCCATGGGCGGCCAGGCCCCCTTGGGGCCCACCGCCGCCAAAGTCGTGATCGGGGCACTGATCGCGATCGGCGTCGCGGTGCTCGCGGGCGCGGTCTGGCTGTGGCCCAGCCACGAGAAGGTCGACATCCCGCTGCCGTTCCAGAACGCCGCGGGCGGATCGGTCACCACCGAGGCCGGACATGTGCTGTCCAGCAAGGTGGCGTCATGCGGCAGCCCGTCGAACGGCGCCGTGCTGACCGCCGACCCGGCGCCGGGGCCGGAGGGCGGCGGCCCGTGTGTGCAGTCATTGATCAGCATCGACTCCGGCCCCAACAAGGGCGCCAACACAATGCTCGAGTTCAGTCAGGGACCCGGCCAGCCGCACCTCGCCGCAGGCGACCACGTCCGGATCAGCCGTCAGGTCGATGCCGGCGGCGCGACCAGTTACGCGTTCTACGACTACGAGCGGACGTGGCCGCTGATCGCGTTGGCGGCAGTGTTCGCGGTCGTCATCGTCGCGGTGGCGGGTTGGCGCGGGCTGCGCGCGATGATCGGCATCGTCGTCGCGTTCGTGGTGCTGGTGGTCTTCCTGCTGCCCGCCCTGCGCGACGGCGCGTCGGCGATTCCGGTCGCCCTCGTCGCATCGGCAGCCATCCTGTACGCGGTGATCTATCTGGCTCACGGGGTGAGCCTGCGCACCAGCGCGGCACTGCTCGGTACCTTGACCGCGCTGCTGCTCGCCGCCCTGTTGTCGTGGGGCGCAATCGAATTGGCGCATCTGACCGGCCTGTCCGAGGATCAGAACAACGAGGTCGCCGCGTATATGGGCAACGTGTCGATCACAGGGTTGCTGTTGGCCGGGTTCATCATCGGCTCGCTCGGTGTGCTCAACGACGTCACGGTTACCCAGGCGTCGACCGTGTTCGAGTTGGCCGAGACCGGGGTCAGTCGCAGGGCGATCTTCCTCGGTGCCATGCGGGTGGGCCGCGACCACATCGCCAGCACCGTCTACACACTGGTGCTGGCCTATGCGGGTAGCGCGCTGCCGCTGCTGCTGTTGTTCAGCGTGGCCAACCGGTCGCTCGGCGACGTGTTGACCAGTGAGAGCGTGGCCATCGAGGTCGCCCGTTCGGCGGTCGGCGGTATCGCGTTGGCGTTGTCGGTGCCGTTGACGACGGCGATCGCCGCCGTGCTCGCTACCCCGGAGGCCGCTCGAGCAACTCCAGCAGGTAGGCGCCGTAGCCGGACTTGAGCAGGGTGCGCGCGCGGGCGGCCAGTTGGTCGTCGTCGATGAAGCCGACGCGCCATGCCACCTCTTCGGGCACGCTGATCTTGAGCCCCTGCCTGCGTTCGATGGTGCGGACGTAGTCGCCCGCGTCCAGCAGTGAGTCGAACGTGCCGGTGTCCAGCCACGCGGTGCCGCGGGCCAGCACCTCGACCTTCAGCCTGCCCTGGTTCAGATACGTCTGGTTGACCTCGGTGATCTCGTATTCGCCTCGCGCAGAGGGTTTCAGCGAACGCGCGATCTCGATGACGTCGTTGTCGTAGAAGTACAATCCCGGCACCGCGTAGTTCGACTTCGGGGTGGCCGGCTTCTCCTCGATGGACAGCGCCGTCCCGTCCGCCGAGAATTCGACGACGCCGTAGGCCGTCGGGTTGGCCACCCAGTAGGCGAAAATCGCTCCGCCACTGATGGTTTGGAAGCGGTGCAGACTGGTACCCAGACCTGGGCCGTAGAAGATGTTGTCGCCCAACACCAATCCCACCGGGCCGTTGCCGATGTGGTCCGCGCCGATCACGAACGCCTGCGCCAGACCGTCGGGTTTCGGCTGCACCGCGTAGCTGATGTTGATCCCGAAATCCGAACCGTCGCCCAGTAATCGCTGGAACGCCTCCGCGTCCTCGGGTGTGGTGATGACCAGGATGTCGCGGATGCCCGCCATCATCAGCGTCGACAGCGGGTAGTAGATCATCGGCTTGTCGTACACGGGCATCAACTGTTTCGACGCACCCTTGGTGATCGGATACAGCCGGGTGCCCGATCCGCCGGCAAGGATGATCCCGCGCATCAGCCTGCGAGATCCTTTTCGGTCAACTCGGTCGCGGCGAGCGCGCTGGCCAGGTCGGGGTGCCGGAAGACCGAGGTGACATGGTCGTGCACCACCCGGAAGGCCACGCCTGCGCCGTCCTGCTCCTCGGCGACCACCACGCCGTCGCGCACATACATCCGGCCAGGGTCGGCGGCGGTCACGGACAACGACTGCGCCCACTGGATCAACGCCTCATGGCCCTGGCCCGCGCCGTTGGCGTCACCGAATTCGATGTCGTCGCTGGACACCTGCGCCAGGGTGTCGTAATCCTGCTCGTTGAGCGCGTCATGCCAGGCGAGGACGGTGGCGATCTCCGATGTGGTCATGTCGAGAACGTACGCCTTCCTAGAACGGTGTGTGCTCCAGCCAGCCGTCCCAG is a window of Mycobacterium sp. 3519A DNA encoding:
- a CDS encoding pyridoxal phosphate-dependent aminotransferase; its protein translation is MDHVTTHHVPWQTTGHHPRPRTFTQSSKLQDVLYEIRGPVHDHAARLEAEGHRILKLNIGNPAPFGFEAPDVIMRDIISALPYAQGYSDSKGIMPARRAVFTRYELVDGFPKFDVDDVYLGNGASELIQMTLQALLDNGDQVLIPAPDYPLWTACTSLAGGTPVHYMCDETQGWMPDIADLESKITDRTKAIVVINPNNPTGAVYSRETLTQIADLARRHQLLLLADEIYDKILYDDAKHIAMASVAPDVLTLTFNGLSKAYRVAGYRSGWLVITGPKEHAASFIEGISLLANMRLCPNVPAQHAIQVALGGHQSIEDLVLPGGRLREQRDVAWAKLNEIPGVSCVKPEGALYAFPRLDPEVYDIHDDEQLVLDLLLQEKILVTQGTGFNWPTPDHLRIVTLPWSRDLANAIERLGNFLSSYRQ
- a CDS encoding enoyl-CoA hydratase/isomerase family protein; protein product: MSRDIETRVADDGVATLTLARPERRNALSIKLRDEITAQLDDWAADAGVRVVVLTGSGPTFCAGFDLNEFGQRELATQIKDSSRRYHRAVWNFPKPLVAAVNGPAMGGGMDLSVLCDCRIASTAAVFGHPEIKFGAAPLFTPLQWIVGLGNARELCLTGRRIDAAEALRIGLVTRVTEPDELHSEAFAMARSIIEAPQAALEAAKRYLISSASATFDEAFAVEHDKVFDDFLIGPAG
- a CDS encoding YibE/F family protein, with the protein product MTHSHAHSHSMGGQAPLGPTAAKVVIGALIAIGVAVLAGAVWLWPSHEKVDIPLPFQNAAGGSVTTEAGHVLSSKVASCGSPSNGAVLTADPAPGPEGGGPCVQSLISIDSGPNKGANTMLEFSQGPGQPHLAAGDHVRISRQVDAGGATSYAFYDYERTWPLIALAAVFAVVIVAVAGWRGLRAMIGIVVAFVVLVVFLLPALRDGASAIPVALVASAAILYAVIYLAHGVSLRTSAALLGTLTALLLAALLSWGAIELAHLTGLSEDQNNEVAAYMGNVSITGLLLAGFIIGSLGVLNDVTVTQASTVFELAETGVSRRAIFLGAMRVGRDHIASTVYTLVLAYAGSALPLLLLFSVANRSLGDVLTSESVAIEVARSAVGGIALALSVPLTTAIAAVLATPEAARATPAGRRRSRT
- the rfbA gene encoding glucose-1-phosphate thymidylyltransferase RfbA, with protein sequence MRGIILAGGSGTRLYPITKGASKQLMPVYDKPMIYYPLSTLMMAGIRDILVITTPEDAEAFQRLLGDGSDFGINISYAVQPKPDGLAQAFVIGADHIGNGPVGLVLGDNIFYGPGLGTSLHRFQTISGGAIFAYWVANPTAYGVVEFSADGTALSIEEKPATPKSNYAVPGLYFYDNDVIEIARSLKPSARGEYEITEVNQTYLNQGRLKVEVLARGTAWLDTGTFDSLLDAGDYVRTIERRQGLKISVPEEVAWRVGFIDDDQLAARARTLLKSGYGAYLLELLERPPG
- a CDS encoding nuclear transport factor 2 family protein, giving the protein MTTSEIATVLAWHDALNEQDYDTLAQVSSDDIEFGDANGAGQGHEALIQWAQSLSVTAADPGRMYVRDGVVVAEEQDGAGVAFRVVHDHVTSVFRHPDLASALAATELTEKDLAG